Proteins encoded within one genomic window of Gloeobacter kilaueensis JS1:
- the bcp gene encoding thioredoxin-dependent thiol peroxidase yields MSDAVLAPGDPAPAFEAETTSGERLSLADLRGRQVVLYFYPRDNTPGCTKEACGLRDSYADFAAAGVVILGVSTDSVRSHQKFTEKFALPFALLADTDGAIARAYGAWGEKKFMGRTTIGVKRSTFVIDPEGKISHIFAKVKPEVHAQQLLDALGIARST; encoded by the coding sequence ATGAGCGACGCGGTCCTCGCACCGGGCGATCCCGCCCCCGCCTTCGAGGCTGAGACGACGAGCGGCGAACGCCTCTCGCTGGCGGACCTGCGGGGCAGGCAGGTGGTGCTCTATTTTTATCCGCGCGACAACACCCCCGGCTGCACCAAAGAAGCCTGCGGCCTGCGCGACAGCTACGCCGATTTTGCCGCAGCCGGGGTGGTGATCCTCGGGGTGAGCACCGACAGCGTCCGCTCGCACCAGAAGTTCACAGAAAAGTTTGCCCTGCCCTTCGCCCTCCTCGCCGACACCGACGGGGCGATCGCCCGAGCCTACGGTGCCTGGGGAGAAAAAAAATTTATGGGCCGAACGACGATTGGGGTCAAACGGAGCACATTCGTGATCGACCCTGAGGGTAAGATCAGTCACATCTTCGCCAAGGTCAAACCCGAGGTTCACGCCCAGCAGTTGCTGGATGCCCTCGGCATTGCCAGGTCCACCTGA
- a CDS encoding energy transducer TonB — protein MAIFWAISGRAAAAQPAPAACSETVLPKTRTVASANGSAALPAATSIDWQRLALDREDGGDLTGALAADTCALALDDSDGRTYYHRAQIQTALKNYRAALEDYQRAIDQEFNQPFVYFEQALALLAVGEIQKTMETFAKITQQKASDSLKAQALNNLSILRLQYPQIRPNIDALQPVERDFDAAVQLAPKEPIIYYNRGVFRLLQRELTSARQDFNKNRTLPEKDFIENRRVLLKIDPAAYLVSVNTLDIAFQDNSNNPGIFANVPLIASPGYRSITYKYAPALRTYLLNQPYLYVYLNDLESELDWQPYIEQLQAQIKNYWNTEKIQVTTKTVVQFDVISSGTVQNLRIIDGSGNKDSDTAAIEAINASSPFNLLPVQYTNREEGKRRVTINFTFDINARD, from the coding sequence GTGGCCATTTTTTGGGCAATTTCTGGTCGAGCGGCGGCAGCCCAACCGGCTCCTGCTGCCTGCAGTGAGACAGTACTCCCTAAGACCCGGACAGTTGCCTCAGCAAACGGTTCCGCTGCGCTGCCAGCCGCCACTTCGATCGACTGGCAGCGGCTGGCCCTTGACCGGGAGGATGGGGGCGATCTCACCGGCGCACTGGCGGCGGACACTTGCGCCCTTGCCCTCGATGACAGCGACGGGCGGACCTACTACCACCGCGCTCAGATCCAGACAGCACTCAAAAATTATCGGGCTGCCCTCGAAGATTACCAGCGCGCCATCGATCAAGAATTCAACCAGCCTTTTGTCTACTTCGAGCAGGCTCTGGCACTGCTGGCTGTTGGAGAGATTCAAAAGACGATGGAAACTTTTGCAAAGATTACTCAACAAAAGGCCAGTGATTCGCTCAAGGCGCAGGCTCTCAACAATCTTTCCATTCTCCGACTGCAATATCCACAAATTAGACCCAACATTGATGCTCTGCAACCAGTAGAGAGGGATTTTGATGCCGCTGTGCAACTGGCACCCAAAGAACCAATAATTTATTACAACCGTGGAGTATTTCGGCTGCTGCAGAGGGAACTCACGAGCGCCCGTCAGGATTTTAATAAAAATCGCACACTGCCAGAAAAAGACTTTATAGAGAACCGACGAGTTCTGTTAAAAATTGACCCGGCAGCCTATCTTGTCAGTGTCAATACACTGGATATTGCCTTTCAAGATAACTCTAATAACCCTGGAATCTTTGCCAATGTACCCCTGATCGCAAGTCCGGGCTATCGCTCAATAACATATAAGTACGCTCCTGCATTGAGAACATATCTCTTAAATCAGCCCTACTTGTATGTCTATCTAAATGATCTTGAAAGTGAGCTAGATTGGCAACCCTACATAGAACAGTTGCAAGCGCAGATCAAGAATTATTGGAACACTGAAAAAATACAAGTAACAACGAAGACAGTCGTCCAGTTTGACGTAATCTCCTCTGGCACAGTGCAGAATTTACGAATCATCGATGGTTCGGGCAATAAAGATAGCGATACTGCAGCAATCGAAGCGATAAATGCTTCCTCTCCCTTTAATCTATTACCAGTTCAATACACAAATCGCGAAGAAGGAAAGCGAAGAGTTACAATCAATTTCACTTTCGACATCAATGCTAGAGACTAA
- a CDS encoding methylmalonic aciduria and homocystinuria type D protein, giving the protein MSTQHSAGVQILWYPAAGLFRGDWKGLLPGWPDPPNSLALFFQDTGIDLCEFTEAAEQAKDAARNRFIARALEVAHLLHRQGYRATVFDPIDGLPVATGHDEADRPRFWSTANWSDIRAVRTVTGFPIEPMGGCHVVVHPQYGRRVYIGSLVSSALYIELMGLVPRRAPLAALSG; this is encoded by the coding sequence ATGAGTACACAGCACAGTGCAGGCGTGCAGATTCTCTGGTATCCGGCAGCAGGACTTTTTCGCGGCGACTGGAAAGGTTTGCTTCCAGGCTGGCCCGATCCGCCCAACTCTCTGGCCCTTTTTTTTCAGGACACAGGCATCGACCTGTGCGAATTCACCGAGGCGGCGGAGCAGGCCAAGGATGCGGCGCGCAACCGGTTCATCGCCCGCGCCCTCGAAGTCGCTCACCTGCTCCACCGCCAGGGCTACCGCGCCACGGTCTTCGATCCGATAGACGGCCTGCCGGTGGCCACCGGCCACGATGAGGCGGACCGCCCCCGCTTCTGGAGCACAGCCAACTGGAGCGATATTCGGGCGGTGCGGACGGTGACCGGTTTTCCAATCGAGCCGATGGGCGGCTGTCACGTCGTCGTGCATCCGCAGTACGGCAGGCGGGTTTACATCGGCAGCCTGGTCAGCTCAGCGCTCTACATCGAACTGATGGGGCTGGTGCCCCGCCGCGCCCCGCTTGCTGCCCTCAGTGGCTGA
- the holA gene encoding DNA polymerase III subunit delta, which produces MPVYLFWGEDDYRRQRAVEQLRSQVLDPAWADFNFQRYSGEQIIDALNEAVTPPFGSGGRLVWVDEPKIFSQCSEGQLAELTRTLPHIEERNHLLFSQTSKPDGRLKSTKLLTRLAQVREFALIPPWQEAKLKAQIQQIASERKIDLTASALQLLAEAVGNDTRRLDSELEKLALFAQGCKVEVDAVAALVPTTAQSSFQLAGALLAAQSSQALQLIADLLQRNEPALRILAVLVGQFRTWLLVCLAVEAGERDAQAIAAAAEIANPARVYFLQKEVERTSAARLGRVLPVLLNLEVHLKTGRPEQPALEVAALEIASLLR; this is translated from the coding sequence ATGCCGGTTTATTTATTTTGGGGAGAAGACGACTACCGCCGCCAGCGGGCGGTCGAGCAGTTGCGCTCACAGGTGCTCGATCCGGCCTGGGCGGACTTTAACTTTCAGCGCTACAGCGGCGAGCAAATCATCGATGCGCTCAACGAGGCAGTGACGCCGCCTTTTGGCAGCGGCGGCAGGCTCGTCTGGGTCGATGAGCCAAAGATCTTTAGCCAGTGCAGCGAAGGGCAACTGGCAGAACTAACGCGCACCCTGCCCCACATCGAAGAGCGCAACCATCTGCTTTTTAGCCAGACGAGCAAACCCGACGGTCGGCTCAAATCGACCAAACTGCTCACCAGACTGGCCCAGGTGCGCGAGTTTGCCCTGATCCCGCCCTGGCAGGAGGCGAAGCTCAAAGCCCAGATCCAGCAGATCGCCTCCGAGCGCAAGATCGACCTTACAGCCAGCGCCCTGCAACTATTGGCTGAGGCCGTCGGCAACGATACGCGCCGCCTCGACAGCGAACTGGAGAAGCTGGCGCTGTTTGCCCAGGGCTGCAAAGTCGAGGTAGACGCAGTGGCAGCGCTGGTGCCGACCACCGCCCAGAGCAGCTTCCAGTTGGCCGGGGCACTGCTCGCCGCTCAAAGCAGCCAGGCCCTGCAGCTCATTGCCGATCTGCTGCAGCGCAACGAACCGGCGCTGCGAATTCTTGCAGTGCTGGTGGGCCAGTTTCGGACCTGGCTGCTGGTGTGCCTGGCGGTGGAGGCGGGCGAGCGCGATGCCCAGGCGATCGCCGCTGCCGCCGAAATTGCCAACCCGGCGCGGGTCTACTTTTTGCAAAAAGAAGTCGAGCGCACCAGCGCCGCCAGACTCGGACGTGTCCTACCGGTCCTGTTAAACCTCGAAGTGCATCTCAAGACGGGCCGACCGGAGCAACCAGCTCTGGAAGTAGCTGCCCTGGAGATCGCGAGTCTGCTGCGCTGA
- the egtD gene encoding L-histidine N(alpha)-methyltransferase yields the protein MSRPQPLFPAGLGSRLRIEYLSESEQLTPAEAGADVAAGLLAVPKTLPPRYFYDDAGSLLFERICELEEYYPTRTETAILHRWAAAIAAVTGESELVELGSGSATKIRLLLDAQRVRGNRLRYLPIDVSAGILESSARTLLADYPSLGVYGLVGTFEQALAHLPARLLPGRILCFLGSTLGNLTPDDCRRFFGSVAAALKTGEYFLLGVDLHKDTATLEAAYNDRQGVTAAFNLNMLSHLNWRFGGNFDPAHFRHIALYNEAARQIEMYLQSDREQTVRLERLGIDVHFAAHEAVLTEISRKFDLPTLEADLATHQLLPVQSWCDERQYFALLLARKG from the coding sequence GTGTCTCGACCCCAGCCTCTCTTTCCTGCCGGTCTCGGTTCCCGCCTGCGCATCGAATATCTGAGCGAATCGGAACAACTGACTCCCGCCGAAGCGGGCGCAGATGTGGCGGCGGGGCTATTGGCTGTGCCCAAAACGCTGCCGCCCCGCTACTTCTACGACGACGCGGGTTCGCTGCTTTTTGAGCGGATCTGTGAACTGGAGGAGTACTACCCGACGCGCACCGAAACAGCGATCTTGCACCGCTGGGCTGCTGCGATCGCGGCAGTTACGGGCGAGAGCGAACTGGTCGAACTCGGTAGCGGCAGTGCCACCAAGATTCGGCTGTTGCTCGACGCGCAGCGGGTGCGCGGCAACCGGCTGCGCTATCTGCCCATCGACGTGAGCGCCGGTATTCTCGAAAGCAGCGCCCGGACCCTGCTTGCGGACTACCCCAGCCTGGGCGTCTATGGCCTGGTCGGCACCTTCGAGCAGGCGCTGGCGCACCTGCCTGCGAGGCTGCTGCCGGGCCGCATCCTCTGCTTTTTAGGAAGCACCCTGGGCAATCTGACCCCGGACGATTGCAGGCGCTTTTTTGGGAGCGTGGCTGCTGCTTTGAAGACGGGGGAATATTTTTTATTGGGCGTCGATCTGCACAAGGACACCGCAACTTTAGAGGCCGCCTACAACGACCGCCAGGGAGTGACAGCTGCCTTTAACCTCAACATGCTCAGCCATCTCAACTGGCGCTTTGGGGGCAACTTCGATCCGGCCCACTTTCGACACATCGCCCTCTACAACGAAGCGGCCCGGCAGATCGAGATGTACCTCCAGAGCGACCGCGAGCAAACTGTCCGGCTAGAACGGTTGGGGATCGACGTTCACTTCGCTGCCCACGAGGCGGTGCTCACCGAGATCTCGCGCAAGTTCGACCTGCCGACGCTGGAGGCCGACCTGGCGACGCACCAGCTGCTGCCGGTCCAGAGCTGGTGCGACGAGCGGCAGTACTTTGCGCTCCTGCTTGCCCGCAAAGGCTGA
- a CDS encoding peroxiredoxin encodes MALNVGDKAPAFSAKDANGNTVSLAGLSGKKFVIYFYPKDDTPGCTKEACSFRDNWGTYRAQGIEVYGVSRDDAASHQAFASKYELPFSLLVDTDGSLSRAFDVDGGGYAKRVTFIVGPDGTIEQVYTTVNTATHATDILETIGA; translated from the coding sequence ATGGCCCTCAACGTCGGTGACAAGGCTCCGGCCTTCAGCGCAAAGGACGCAAACGGCAACACGGTCTCACTTGCCGGCCTGAGCGGCAAAAAATTCGTGATCTACTTCTATCCCAAGGACGACACTCCCGGTTGCACCAAAGAAGCCTGTTCGTTTCGAGACAACTGGGGAACTTACCGGGCCCAGGGCATCGAGGTCTACGGCGTCAGCCGCGACGATGCTGCCTCGCACCAGGCGTTTGCCAGCAAGTACGAGCTGCCCTTCTCGCTGCTGGTAGACACCGACGGCTCCCTCAGTCGGGCCTTCGACGTGGACGGCGGCGGCTACGCCAAGCGCGTCACCTTCATCGTCGGTCCCGACGGTACGATCGAGCAGGTCTACACGACGGTCAACACCGCCACCCACGCCACCGACATCTTAGAGACGATCGGGGCTTGA
- a CDS encoding MarR family winged helix-turn-helix transcriptional regulator: MALAEHRQIPPQIVSDFERAQPQSLVMLIHLLRVGALLDKEVTDYVSRYGLTGPQVAVLRILQYFYDRGQDGLPLSEIGDCLSVTKANMTGLVDRLERDGLVIRDSDPLDRRIKRVRLTDKAHDLHNRMKPGFIQYLTDLMGVLEPAEKEQLLVSLGKLRRVLGDTGLGPCGPPTEPVNQ, translated from the coding sequence ATGGCTTTGGCCGAGCACCGCCAGATTCCTCCCCAGATCGTGAGCGACTTCGAGCGCGCCCAGCCGCAGTCGCTGGTGATGCTGATTCACCTGTTGCGGGTAGGAGCACTGCTCGACAAAGAAGTGACCGACTACGTGAGCCGCTATGGCCTGACCGGGCCGCAGGTCGCGGTGCTGCGCATTCTTCAGTACTTCTACGATCGCGGTCAGGACGGTTTGCCTCTGTCGGAGATTGGCGATTGTCTTTCGGTGACCAAGGCCAACATGACCGGCCTCGTCGATCGGCTCGAGCGCGATGGGCTGGTAATCCGCGACAGCGATCCGCTCGATCGGCGCATCAAGCGCGTGCGGCTCACCGACAAGGCCCACGACCTGCACAACCGGATGAAGCCCGGCTTTATCCAGTACCTGACGGATCTGATGGGTGTGCTCGAACCGGCTGAAAAGGAGCAACTGCTGGTGAGCTTAGGTAAACTACGCCGGGTACTGGGCGATACGGGCCTCGGTCCCTGTGGGCCACCGACCGAACCCGTCAATCAGTGA
- a CDS encoding S41 family peptidase encodes MGRQGSRWIVAALAGMAVAGCTSQVLSSSNPTSKEVLTEVWSYIKSEYVDGTFNGQDWWKVRQTFLGKPADNAEQVYQLTGEMLKTLGDPYTRFLDPKQFKSLQTTTTGELTGVGLQITVDTKSELPIVIAAVEGSPASRGGIRARDLIVAIDGEPTKGMKIDDVADHLRGQIGTKVTVKLQREAQTFEVNLTRATIEVNPVSFGRKPLNGQSVGYIRLSQFNANAASEVHRALEKLEAEGVTGYILDLRSNPGGLLQAAVEIARDFLPSGQVIVYTVNRQGQRDEARTERGPLTAKPLVVLIDGGTASASEILAGALQDNHRARLVGAKSFGKGLIQAIHPLKDGSGLAVSIARYQTPARRDIHKKGIQPDIKVPTPQDLTLEELTTTADTQYAAALKALGQTVASRS; translated from the coding sequence TTGGGCAGGCAGGGCAGCAGATGGATAGTGGCGGCGCTGGCGGGGATGGCGGTTGCCGGTTGTACCAGCCAGGTTCTCTCCAGCAGCAATCCGACTTCTAAAGAAGTGCTCACCGAGGTCTGGAGCTACATCAAAAGTGAGTACGTAGACGGCACCTTCAATGGCCAGGACTGGTGGAAGGTGCGCCAGACGTTTTTGGGCAAGCCCGCCGACAACGCCGAACAGGTCTATCAGTTGACAGGCGAGATGCTCAAGACTCTGGGCGATCCGTACACGCGCTTTTTAGATCCCAAACAGTTCAAGAGCCTGCAGACGACGACCACGGGAGAACTGACGGGGGTGGGCCTGCAGATCACGGTCGATACCAAAAGCGAGCTGCCCATCGTGATCGCAGCGGTCGAAGGCTCGCCCGCCTCCCGGGGCGGCATCCGGGCGCGGGATCTGATCGTCGCCATCGATGGCGAGCCTACCAAAGGGATGAAGATCGACGATGTGGCCGACCACCTGCGCGGCCAGATCGGCACGAAGGTGACCGTCAAGCTGCAGCGCGAGGCGCAGACTTTTGAAGTCAACCTGACGCGGGCGACGATCGAGGTCAACCCGGTCTCCTTTGGCCGCAAGCCGCTCAACGGCCAGTCGGTGGGCTACATCCGGCTTTCGCAGTTCAATGCCAACGCCGCAAGCGAAGTCCACCGCGCCCTCGAAAAGCTCGAAGCCGAGGGGGTGACAGGCTACATCCTCGATCTGCGCAGCAACCCCGGCGGACTGCTGCAGGCGGCGGTCGAGATCGCCCGCGATTTTTTGCCCTCCGGCCAGGTGATCGTCTATACGGTCAACCGCCAGGGCCAGCGGGACGAGGCGCGCACCGAGCGCGGCCCCCTCACTGCCAAACCACTGGTGGTGCTCATCGACGGCGGCACCGCCTCGGCGAGCGAAATTCTCGCCGGTGCCCTCCAGGACAACCATAGAGCGAGGCTGGTCGGGGCAAAGTCCTTCGGCAAGGGGCTCATTCAGGCGATTCACCCCCTCAAGGACGGCTCCGGTCTGGCCGTCTCGATCGCCCGCTACCAGACGCCTGCCCGCCGCGACATCCACAAAAAAGGCATCCAGCCGGACATCAAGGTGCCGACCCCCCAAGATCTCACCCTCGAAGAGCTGACGACAACCGCCGATACCCAGTACGCCGCTGCCCTCAAAGCCCTCGGCCAGACGGTGGCGAGCCGATCGTAA
- a CDS encoding ergothioneine biosynthesis protein EgtB, which translates to MLRSESWESSTAPESLVVQQPFRTQMQGVHRLQEQLFTTRAATFALIEGLGREQFCCQADPDFSPVGWHLGHIAFTEGLWILEHSAGLPRFAPEFGCLFAVDGLPKAQRTALPPTGDIYDYVRAIRSQVLAWLASYPHSVEPRLWQFLIQHESQHAETMGWVRQLLCGTKQEAPIAAGVDTDEMIRVEAGEVLIGSDAPEALDNERPAHRRYVDSYWIDRYPVTQRQFERFIRAGGYRERHWWSPRGWQWLLSHPVRSPLYWSGADDRPVMGVSFFEAEAYARFAGKRLPTEAEWEKAARFDPLSGQSRTYPWGEAFPDGSRLPLTCGTTAVGSYPRGQSAVGCEDMLGNVWEWTATCFYPYQGFVSYPYPGYSAPYFDDAHYVLKGGSWATGSSVLRASFRNWYEPRLRVPFAGFRCARSL; encoded by the coding sequence ATGTTACGATCCGAAAGCTGGGAATCGTCCACCGCCCCGGAGTCGCTCGTGGTCCAACAACCGTTCCGCACGCAGATGCAGGGCGTTCACAGGCTGCAGGAGCAGTTGTTCACCACCCGCGCTGCTACCTTTGCGCTCATCGAAGGGTTGGGGCGCGAGCAGTTCTGTTGCCAGGCGGACCCCGACTTCAGCCCGGTGGGCTGGCATCTGGGCCACATCGCGTTTACCGAGGGCCTGTGGATTCTCGAACACAGCGCCGGTCTGCCGCGCTTCGCCCCCGAATTTGGTTGCCTCTTTGCGGTGGACGGTCTGCCCAAGGCTCAGCGCACCGCTTTGCCCCCGACTGGCGACATCTACGACTACGTGCGCGCCATCCGCAGTCAGGTGCTCGCCTGGCTTGCCAGCTATCCCCATAGTGTCGAGCCGCGTCTCTGGCAGTTTCTTATCCAGCACGAGAGCCAGCACGCGGAGACGATGGGTTGGGTACGGCAGCTCTTGTGCGGGACAAAGCAGGAAGCGCCGATCGCTGCTGGGGTCGATACCGACGAGATGATCCGCGTCGAGGCGGGCGAGGTGCTCATCGGCAGCGACGCACCGGAGGCCCTCGACAACGAGCGGCCCGCCCACCGCCGCTATGTTGATAGCTACTGGATCGACCGCTACCCGGTCACCCAGCGCCAGTTCGAGCGCTTCATCCGGGCCGGTGGCTACCGGGAGCGGCACTGGTGGTCGCCCAGAGGCTGGCAGTGGCTTCTTTCTCATCCGGTGCGCTCGCCGCTCTACTGGAGCGGGGCTGACGACCGACCGGTAATGGGCGTCAGTTTCTTTGAAGCCGAAGCCTACGCCCGCTTTGCAGGTAAGCGCCTGCCCACCGAGGCGGAGTGGGAAAAGGCGGCCCGCTTCGACCCGCTCAGTGGCCAATCTCGCACTTACCCCTGGGGAGAAGCGTTCCCCGATGGGAGCCGCCTGCCCTTGACCTGTGGCACGACCGCTGTCGGCAGCTACCCCCGGGGGCAAAGTGCGGTCGGTTGCGAAGACATGCTGGGCAACGTCTGGGAATGGACTGCTACTTGCTTTTATCCGTACCAGGGATTTGTGAGCTATCCCTACCCCGGCTACTCCGCCCCCTACTTCGACGATGCTCACTACGTCCTCAAAGGCGGTAGTTGGGCGACGGGTTCCTCTGTCCTGCGCGCCAGTTTCCGCAACTGGTACGAGCCGCGCCTGCGCGTTCCTTTCGCCGGTTTTCGCTGTGCCCGCTCCCTGTAA
- a CDS encoding M15 family metallopeptidase gives MPSALPGPPDVMNDYDDIPVIQRLTAAAPAPAAAPVAGRSPLLLAAGLAAALVAGLGGYLLLARSAQPDKTAPSAAQASTTNSNTLLGHHRFKQAAIADLTLIDGHRNIYLHRSAAGPYRQMVRAAAASGVHLVALSGFRGERHQQELYLRQLGRAGTADAATLINAPPGYSEHHTGYALDLGDGDQAGANVQPRFERTAAFRWLTANARKFGFELSFPRHNPGGVSYEPWHWRFVGDRKSLETFYKN, from the coding sequence ATGCCCTCGGCATTGCCAGGTCCACCTGATGTGATGAACGACTACGACGACATCCCGGTTATCCAGCGGCTCACCGCCGCCGCCCCTGCTCCCGCCGCTGCGCCGGTTGCCGGGCGATCACCGCTTCTTCTGGCGGCGGGCCTTGCCGCCGCCCTCGTCGCCGGGTTGGGGGGCTATCTGCTCCTTGCGAGATCTGCCCAGCCGGACAAAACTGCTCCGAGCGCTGCCCAGGCGAGCACCACCAATAGCAACACGCTGCTGGGCCACCACCGCTTCAAGCAGGCCGCCATAGCCGATCTGACCCTCATCGATGGCCACAGAAACATCTACTTGCACCGCAGTGCTGCCGGGCCTTACCGGCAGATGGTGCGCGCCGCCGCTGCCAGTGGTGTGCATTTAGTCGCCCTCTCGGGCTTTCGCGGCGAGCGCCACCAGCAGGAGCTGTACCTGCGCCAGCTCGGACGGGCCGGTACTGCCGACGCCGCCACCCTCATCAATGCCCCGCCCGGCTACTCCGAGCACCACACCGGCTACGCCCTCGACCTGGGCGACGGCGACCAGGCCGGTGCGAATGTGCAGCCGCGCTTCGAGCGCACCGCTGCCTTTCGCTGGCTCACCGCCAACGCCCGCAAGTTTGGTTTTGAGCTGTCCTTTCCCCGCCACAATCCGGGCGGGGTGAGCTATGAGCCCTGGCACTGGCGCTTTGTGGGCGACCGCAAAAGCCTTGAGACCTTCTATAAAAACTGA
- a CDS encoding Uma2 family endonuclease translates to MVLLDDLSQRLKLDDPEERRIIADVTWSQYEALLAELGDSLAYRVSYLDGVLEIVAPSRRHETGKTRIGDLLLIYFLETDTEFFPTGSTTFRSAERQVGTEPDESYCIGMDKEIPDLVIEVILTSGGINRLERFRRLGVREVWFWQNDRFSIYHLREDSAQLTDTYGYEAIAQSELLPDLDINLLSQCVQNPNSLAAAKEFRQGIRER, encoded by the coding sequence ATGGTGCTGCTGGATGACTTATCGCAACGATTGAAGCTAGATGATCCGGAGGAGCGACGCATCATTGCCGATGTTACCTGGTCACAGTACGAGGCGTTGTTGGCAGAACTGGGCGATAGTCTGGCGTATCGGGTGAGTTATCTAGATGGGGTGCTCGAAATCGTGGCACCGAGTCGTCGGCATGAGACAGGAAAAACGCGCATCGGCGATTTGCTGCTGATTTATTTTCTGGAGACTGACACAGAGTTTTTCCCGACTGGTTCCACAACCTTTCGCAGCGCCGAACGACAGGTGGGCACTGAACCGGACGAGAGCTACTGCATCGGCATGGACAAGGAGATCCCTGATCTGGTGATTGAAGTCATCCTGACTAGCGGTGGGATTAACCGCCTGGAGCGCTTTCGCCGCCTGGGAGTACGGGAGGTGTGGTTCTGGCAAAACGATCGATTTTCCATCTACCATTTGCGCGAAGACTCGGCTCAGTTGACGGATACTTACGGCTACGAAGCTATTGCCCAGAGTGAACTCTTGCCAGATTTGGATATAAATTTGCTCAGTCAATGTGTGCAAAACCCGAATTCACTGGCCGCAGCAAAGGAATTTCGTCAGGGGATTCGAGAGAGGTGA
- a CDS encoding TonB C-terminal domain-containing protein codes for MAILICQSGWLLPTWALDRTDFPIKVYIDPLAKELDGNENKNRHRRQIFESIMRVLRVGVSDWNRLLSDFLEQPIADEDYVGILRKVDAVTMDDDTFKVKVFTLVEKPEMADLVVEGIDSDRVDSEKAIGVFAPDEGYKIGKIQLALNWKRPLWERAQEDSDSDLRDVLLHELGHALGLSHVEGESCNLMAPEAYYCATVSSNICPAKQIEKRCIGLKGEQITFVRKIMNRRTEKTSTTETGVGSYEAEVINRIRSELIYSMNTDNFNSDAQLLLTIAGNGSLRNITVLKSFGSEKLDNLVMRKVKKIFPLRVLPESRQNRDLAIDFRWSNSN; via the coding sequence TTGGCCATTTTGATCTGCCAATCAGGCTGGTTGCTACCCACTTGGGCCTTGGATCGGACAGATTTTCCAATCAAAGTCTACATCGATCCACTGGCAAAAGAGCTTGATGGAAACGAGAATAAAAACCGTCATCGAAGGCAAATTTTTGAGAGTATAATGCGTGTATTACGAGTGGGCGTCAGCGATTGGAACCGGCTGTTGTCCGATTTTTTAGAACAGCCAATTGCAGACGAGGATTATGTTGGTATTCTACGTAAAGTAGATGCAGTAACAATGGACGATGACACCTTTAAAGTCAAGGTTTTTACTCTCGTAGAAAAACCTGAAATGGCAGATCTGGTTGTCGAGGGCATCGATTCAGACCGCGTGGATTCTGAAAAAGCCATCGGTGTATTTGCTCCAGATGAAGGCTACAAAATCGGTAAGATCCAACTGGCTTTAAACTGGAAGCGCCCCCTCTGGGAACGCGCTCAGGAGGACTCCGACTCCGACCTGCGCGATGTTCTGCTGCACGAACTCGGGCACGCTCTAGGATTGTCACATGTTGAGGGAGAAAGTTGCAATCTTATGGCTCCCGAAGCCTACTACTGTGCGACTGTAAGCTCGAACATCTGTCCGGCTAAACAGATCGAAAAGCGCTGCATCGGCTTGAAGGGAGAGCAGATCACTTTTGTACGCAAAATAATGAACCGCCGCACTGAGAAAACCAGTACGACAGAAACTGGTGTCGGAAGCTATGAGGCCGAGGTGATCAATCGCATCCGCTCGGAATTGATTTATTCGATGAATACAGATAATTTTAATTCTGATGCGCAATTGCTGCTTACGATCGCCGGTAATGGAAGTTTGCGGAATATAACTGTACTCAAAAGTTTTGGTTCCGAAAAGCTCGATAACCTGGTAATGCGCAAGGTCAAAAAGATCTTTCCGCTGCGCGTGTTGCCCGAGAGCAGGCAGAATCGAGATCTGGCGATTGATTTTCGCTGGTCCAACAGCAACTGA